From a single Clupea harengus chromosome 24, Ch_v2.0.2, whole genome shotgun sequence genomic region:
- the si:ch211-243a20.3 gene encoding uncharacterized protein si:ch211-243a20.3: MAATRMVAAAMTLVVVMAFVAPTYGMSNELDYGNWNYREGAENVDVTHVRSVTRVLDSWGKKIFNEIKTLLHSQPSALLPDYSRVRPLSESLNDLFREVLHLQRRITDLNHRLATLEPVLRRYGYRARGEEEEEEDQEEQQQKQKQEERMMMEERGKERWRERGRENKALAPQGGHARGGGAGLARYPRKYTVRTVRPLRRVVRTRRVKVYKDKDGRMRVLENDGSER; the protein is encoded by the exons ATGGCAGCCACTCGCATGGTAGCCGCCGCCATGACGCTGGTTGTTGTCATGGCATTCGTTGCGCCAACATATGGAATGAGTAACGAACTGGATTATGGGAACTGGAACTACAGGGAAGGAG CGGAGAACGTGGACGTGACCCACGTGCGGAGTGTCACCCGAGTGCTGGACTCCTGGGGCAAGAAGATCTTCAACGAGATCAAGACCCTCCTGCACTCCCAGCCCAGTGCCCTCCTCCCAGACtactccag GGTCCGCCCTCTCTCCGAATCCCTCAATGACCTCTTCCGAGAAGtcttgcacttgcagaggcgcATCACCGACCTCAACCATCGCCTAGCAACCCTGGAGCCCGTCCTCCGTCGCTACGGATACCGTGCgcgaggggaggaggaggaggaggaggaccaagaggagcagcagcagaagcagaagcaggaggaaaggatgatgatggaggagagagggaaggagaggtggagggagaggggaagggaaaacAAGGCGCTGGCACCCCAGGGGGGGCACGCACGGGGGGGGGGTGCCGGCCTGGCACGGTACCCCCGCAAATACACCGTCCGGACTGTGAGGCCTCTGAGAAGGGTGGTGCGCACCAGGAGGGTGAAAGTGTACAAGGACAAGGATGGAAGAATGAGGGTGCTGGAGAACGACGgcagcgagagatag